One genomic region from Anticarsia gemmatalis isolate Benzon Research Colony breed Stoneville strain chromosome 7, ilAntGemm2 primary, whole genome shotgun sequence encodes:
- the LOC142974288 gene encoding uncharacterized protein LOC142974288, whose product MAAWVWLAALLCGSQAAVLPPPWADVKRNPCAALPRGWLMLYWPKDGKCYTIYKKGHPCPETQELSPGRWGGRTVAECKCPPGTAQLPHTNTCHKLFERGPCRPGEYFAPVEESFNKRGERQGMCVRPQQCADETLVYWPADGKCYYRMTQGPCYPGAILDVGTDGLANCTCPPSGPHYWSHDSSCYPHYTRGPCEKGQLFLPGPKCGCEPHLPHYHNETAACYELDTLGPCPRGHLFSISEVAPHGSRAECRCKSFHARAADGICYRLYTRGPCAQDEMIARGGRCTKVPCARGRLYVPERRRCYRPGTAEPCPVGEVVAFDFEARPAIDGLSHNGVCACGSGACSRREVEACTTRRGTAPYNGTCHILNTQGPCGVNSWLVRDNTNNIRCKCKPGTVAPDCVEDTKVVLKS is encoded by the exons ATGGCGGCGTGGGTGTGGTTGGCGGCATTGCTGTGTGGCTCTCAAGCCGCAGTGCTACCACCACCATGGGCTGATGTGAAGAGGAATCCTTGTGCAGCATTGCCAAGAGGCTGGCTGATGCTGTACTGGCCTAAGGATGGAAAATGCTATACAATTTACAAG AAAGGCCACCCATGTCCAGAAACCCAAGAGTTAAGTCCTGGTCGATGGGGAGGCCGTACGGTGGCCGAATGCAAGTGTCCTCCCGGCACTGCACAGCTGCCACACACGAACACGTGTCACAAACTCTTCGAGCGAGGACCGTGTAGGCCAGGGGAATACTTCGCGCCCGTCGAGGAGTCTTTCAACAAGCGAGG CGAACGTCAAGGCATGTGCGTGAGACCTCAACAATGTGCAGATGAGACCTTGGTCTACTGGCCGGCTGATGGCAAGTGTTACTATCGCATGACGCAGGGACCGTGCTACCCTGGAGCGATACTGGATGTAGGGACTGATGGACTGGCCAATTGTACT TGTCCCCCCTCGGGTCCCCATTACTGGTCCCATGACAGTAGTTGCTACCCGCACTACACGCGGGGCCCCTGTGAAAAGGGCCAGCTGTTCCTGCCGGGGCCCAAGTGCGGCTGTGAGCCTCATCTACCTCATTACCATAATGAGACCGCCGCGTGCTATGAATTAG atACGCTGGGTCCATGTCCAAGAGGCCATCTATTCTCCATCTCAGAAGTAGCCCCGCACGGTTCCAGAGCGGAGTGCAGGTGTAAGTCATTCCACGCGAGAGCAGCTGACGGGATCTGCTACAGACTGTATACGAGGGGACCTTGTGCTCAAGATGAGATGATTGCTAGAGGCGGCCGGTGTACTAAG GTGCCTTGTGCTAGAGGTCGTCTCTACGTCCCAGAACGCCGTCGTTGCTACAGACCTGGTACAGCAGAGCCGTGTCCTGTTGGCGAAGTAGTGGCTTTTGACTTCGAAGCACGGCCGGCTATAGACGGGCTTAGTCATAATGGAGTGTGCGCGTGTGGCAGCGGTGCTTGTAGTCGGAGAGAG GTGGAAGCCTGCACCACTCGCAGAGGTACAGCACCCTACAACGGGACTTGCCATATCCTGAACACACAGGGTCCTTGTGGAGTAAACTCCTGGCTGGTACGAGATAATACCAACAACATCAGGTGCAAGTGCAAGCCAGGCACTGTTGCTCCAGACTGTGTTGAAGACACTAAAGTTGTGTTGAAGAGCTGA